A region of Streptomyces sp. NBC_00554 DNA encodes the following proteins:
- the fni gene encoding type 2 isopentenyl-diphosphate Delta-isomerase translates to MSSAQRKDDHVRLAMEQQHAHSGRNQFDEVSFVHHALAGIDRPDVSLRTAFAGLTWRAPLYINAMTGGSVKTGAINRDLAIAARETGIAIASGSMHAYFKDPSCADTFRVLRTENPDGFVMANVNATASAENARRAIDLIRADALQIHLNTAQETPMPEGDRSFASWAPQIERIAAAVDVPVIVKEVGNGLSRQTVLALAGLGAAAADVSGRGGTDFARIENGRRELADYAYLHDWGQSTAACLLDAQDTGLPLLASGGVRSPLDVARALALGAGAVGSSGGFLRTLLDGGVPALVAKISTWLDQLAALQTMLGARTPADLTRCDLLIHGELRSFCADRGIDTRRLAQRSSPSPNSGSSSSPSPSDALHQMTGSTR, encoded by the coding sequence ATGAGTAGCGCTCAGCGCAAGGACGACCACGTCCGGCTCGCCATGGAGCAGCAGCACGCGCACAGCGGACGCAACCAGTTCGACGAGGTGTCGTTCGTCCACCACGCGCTGGCCGGCATCGACCGGCCCGACGTGTCCCTGCGCACCGCCTTCGCCGGCCTCACCTGGCGGGCGCCGCTCTACATCAACGCGATGACCGGCGGCAGCGTCAAGACCGGTGCCATCAACCGGGATCTGGCCATCGCCGCCCGCGAGACCGGCATCGCCATCGCGTCGGGCTCCATGCACGCCTACTTCAAGGACCCCTCGTGCGCGGACACCTTCCGGGTGCTGCGCACGGAGAACCCGGACGGGTTCGTCATGGCGAACGTCAACGCGACGGCGTCGGCCGAGAACGCGCGGCGCGCCATCGACCTGATCCGCGCCGACGCCCTGCAGATCCATCTCAACACCGCGCAGGAAACACCCATGCCCGAGGGCGACCGGTCGTTCGCGTCCTGGGCGCCGCAGATCGAGCGCATCGCGGCGGCCGTCGACGTCCCCGTGATCGTCAAGGAGGTCGGCAACGGGCTGAGCCGGCAGACCGTCCTGGCGCTGGCGGGCCTGGGCGCGGCGGCGGCCGACGTCAGCGGCCGGGGCGGCACGGACTTCGCCCGCATCGAGAACGGCCGGCGCGAACTCGCCGACTACGCCTACCTGCACGACTGGGGGCAGTCCACGGCCGCCTGCCTGCTGGACGCGCAGGACACCGGCCTCCCCCTGCTGGCCTCCGGCGGCGTCCGCAGCCCGCTCGACGTCGCCCGCGCCCTGGCCCTGGGGGCCGGCGCCGTCGGCTCCTCGGGGGGATTCCTGCGCACCCTGCTGGACGGCGGCGTGCCGGCGCTGGTCGCGAAGATCTCCACCTGGCTCGACCAGCTGGCCGCCCTGCAGACCATGCTCGGCGCCCGCACCCCCGCCGACCTCACCCGCTGCGACCTGCTGATCCACGGCGAACTCCGGTCCTTCTGCGCCGACCGGGGCATCGACACCCGGCGGCTCGCCCAGCGCTCCAGCCCCAGCCCCAACTCCGGCTCCAGCTCCAGCCCCAGCCCCAGCGACGCCCTCCACCAGATGACGGGAAGCACACGATGA
- a CDS encoding hydroxymethylglutaryl-CoA reductase, which yields MTEAHAIAGIPMRWVGPLRMSGNVATTETHVPLATYESPLWPSVGRGAKVSRLAEKGIVATLVDERMTRSVLVEATDAQTALTAARTIHARIEELREVVRGCSRFAQLIGIRHEINANLLFIRFEFSTGDASGHNMATLASDALLAHLLQSVPGISYGSISGNYCTDKKATAINGILGRGKNVVTELLVPRAVVSSVLHTTAAKIVELNIRKNLLGTLLAGGIRSANAHYANMLLAFYLATGQDAANIIEGSQGVVMAEDRDGDLYFSCTLPNLIVGSVGNGKGLGFVETNLTRLGCKADREPGDNARRLAALAAATVLCGELSLLAAQTNPGELMRAHVQLERDNKTAKVGV from the coding sequence ATGACCGAAGCCCACGCGATCGCCGGAATCCCCATGAGGTGGGTGGGCCCCCTGCGCATGTCGGGGAACGTCGCCACCACCGAGACCCATGTACCGCTGGCCACCTACGAGTCGCCGCTGTGGCCCTCGGTGGGCCGCGGCGCGAAGGTCTCCCGGCTGGCCGAGAAAGGCATCGTCGCCACCCTCGTCGACGAGCGGATGACCCGCTCGGTGCTCGTCGAGGCGACGGACGCGCAGACCGCGCTCACCGCCGCGCGGACCATCCACGCGCGCATCGAGGAACTGCGCGAAGTGGTGCGCGGCTGCAGCCGGTTCGCCCAGCTGATCGGCATCCGGCACGAGATCAACGCCAACCTGCTGTTCATCCGCTTCGAGTTCTCCACCGGCGACGCCTCCGGCCACAACATGGCCACCCTCGCCTCCGACGCGCTCCTGGCGCACCTGCTGCAGAGCGTCCCGGGCATCTCCTACGGGTCGATCTCCGGCAACTACTGCACGGACAAGAAGGCCACCGCCATCAACGGCATCCTGGGGCGCGGCAAGAACGTCGTCACCGAACTGCTCGTGCCGCGCGCGGTGGTGTCCAGTGTCCTGCACACCACGGCCGCGAAGATCGTCGAGCTGAACATCCGCAAGAACCTGCTCGGCACCCTCCTCGCCGGCGGGATCCGCTCGGCCAACGCCCACTACGCGAACATGCTGCTCGCGTTCTACCTGGCGACCGGCCAGGACGCGGCCAACATCATCGAAGGCTCGCAGGGCGTCGTGATGGCCGAGGACCGCGACGGCGACCTCTACTTCTCCTGCACGCTGCCGAACCTGATCGTCGGCTCGGTCGGCAACGGCAAGGGCCTGGGCTTCGTGGAGACGAACCTGACCCGGCTCGGCTGCAAGGCCGACCGCGAGCCCGGCGACAACGCCCGCCGGCTCGCCGCCCTCGCCGCCGCCACCGTGCTGTGCGGCGAACTCTCCCTGCTCGCCGCGCAGACCAACCCGGGTGAACTCATGCGCGCGCACGTCCAGCTGGAACGCGACAACAAGACCGCAAAGGTTGGTGTATGA
- a CDS encoding hydroxymethylglutaryl-CoA synthase, with amino-acid sequence MSLSIGIHDLSFATGQFVLPHTALADHNGTEIGKYHVGIGQESMSVPAADEDIVTLGAAAAAPIIARHGTDRIRTVVFATESSIDQAKAAGVYVHSLIGLGSATRVVELKQACYGATAALQFAIGLVRRDPAQEVLVIASDVSKYELESPGEATQGAAAVAMLVSANPALVRIEDPSGLFTADVMDFWRPNYRDAALVDGQESIGAYLQAVEGTWKDYAEQDGRRLEEFAAFCYHQPFTKMAFKAHRHLLNYCGYDTDNDDIARAVGQTTAYNTVIGNSYTASVYLGLAALLDQADDLSGRPVAFLSYGSGSVAEFFAGTVVAGYREHLRTKANREAIEGRTPVDYAGYRELHEWTFPTDGGDHATPEQTTGPFRLAGISGHKRIYQTR; translated from the coding sequence ATGTCCCTATCCATCGGAATCCACGACCTGTCGTTCGCGACAGGCCAGTTCGTCCTGCCGCACACGGCACTCGCCGACCACAACGGCACCGAGATCGGCAAGTACCACGTGGGCATCGGCCAGGAGTCGATGAGTGTGCCCGCCGCCGACGAGGACATCGTGACCCTCGGCGCGGCGGCCGCCGCGCCGATCATCGCCCGGCACGGCACGGACCGGATCCGCACCGTCGTGTTCGCCACCGAGTCCTCCATCGACCAGGCGAAAGCGGCCGGCGTGTACGTCCATTCGCTGATCGGGCTGGGCTCGGCCACCCGCGTCGTCGAGCTGAAGCAGGCCTGCTACGGGGCGACCGCCGCCCTGCAGTTCGCCATCGGCCTGGTCCGGCGTGACCCGGCCCAGGAGGTCCTGGTGATCGCGAGCGACGTCTCCAAGTACGAGCTGGAGAGCCCGGGCGAGGCCACCCAGGGGGCGGCGGCGGTGGCCATGCTGGTCAGCGCGAACCCCGCGCTGGTGCGCATCGAGGACCCCTCGGGCCTGTTCACCGCCGACGTCATGGACTTCTGGCGGCCCAACTACCGCGACGCCGCCCTGGTCGACGGGCAGGAGTCCATCGGCGCCTACCTGCAGGCGGTGGAGGGCACCTGGAAGGACTACGCGGAGCAGGACGGCCGCAGGCTCGAGGAGTTCGCCGCGTTCTGCTACCACCAGCCGTTCACCAAGATGGCCTTCAAGGCCCACCGCCACCTGCTGAACTACTGCGGCTACGACACCGACAACGACGACATCGCCCGCGCGGTGGGGCAGACCACGGCCTACAACACCGTGATCGGCAACAGCTACACCGCCTCGGTGTACCTGGGCCTGGCCGCCCTCCTGGACCAGGCGGACGACCTCAGTGGCCGGCCCGTCGCCTTCCTCAGCTACGGCTCCGGCAGCGTCGCGGAGTTCTTCGCCGGCACCGTGGTCGCCGGCTACCGCGAGCACCTGCGCACGAAGGCCAACCGCGAGGCGATCGAGGGGCGCACGCCGGTCGACTACGCCGGCTACCGCGAGCTGCACGAGTGGACGTTCCCGACCGACGGCGGCGACCACGCCACCCCGGAGCAGACCACCGGGCCGTTCCGGCTGGCCGGGATCAGCGGCCACAAGCGCATCTACCAGACGCGCTGA
- a CDS encoding 3-oxoacyl-ACP synthase III family protein: MKDIRILGTGAYVPDRIVSNDEVGAPAGVDDAWITRKTAIRERRWAAAGQATSDLATAAARAAMQSAGITAEQLSMIAVATSTPDRPQPPTAAYVQHNLGAAGTAAFDVNAVCSGTVFALSAVGSVILRRGGYALVIGADVYSRILNPADRRTVVLFGDGAGAMVLGPTTRGPLLRHVALHTFGALSDLIQVPAGGSRQPLDRAGLEAGLQYFAMDGREVRRFVVEQLPQLTKGFLHEAGVEAADISHFVPHQANGVMLDDVFADLALPRATLHRTVTHYGNTGAASIPITLDAAARQGAFRPGELILLAGFGGGMAASFALIEW, encoded by the coding sequence ATGAAGGACATCAGGATCCTCGGCACGGGCGCCTACGTGCCCGACAGGATCGTCTCCAACGACGAAGTCGGCGCACCGGCCGGGGTCGACGACGCCTGGATCACCCGCAAGACCGCGATCCGGGAACGCCGCTGGGCCGCCGCAGGCCAGGCCACGTCCGACCTGGCGACGGCCGCGGCCCGCGCCGCGATGCAGTCGGCCGGCATCACCGCCGAGCAACTGTCCATGATCGCGGTCGCCACGTCCACACCGGACCGGCCGCAGCCGCCGACCGCGGCCTACGTGCAGCACAACCTCGGCGCGGCCGGCACCGCGGCGTTCGACGTCAACGCGGTGTGTTCCGGCACCGTGTTCGCGCTCTCCGCGGTCGGCAGCGTCATCCTGCGGCGGGGCGGCTACGCGCTGGTCATCGGCGCGGACGTGTACTCGCGCATCCTGAACCCGGCCGACCGCAGGACGGTCGTGCTGTTCGGGGACGGCGCCGGGGCCATGGTCCTGGGCCCCACCACCCGGGGCCCGCTCCTGCGGCATGTCGCCCTGCACACCTTCGGCGCCCTCTCCGACCTGATCCAGGTGCCCGCCGGCGGCAGCCGGCAGCCCCTGGACCGGGCGGGCCTTGAGGCCGGACTGCAGTACTTCGCAATGGACGGACGCGAGGTACGCCGTTTCGTCGTGGAGCAACTGCCGCAGCTGACCAAGGGATTCCTCCACGAGGCCGGCGTCGAGGCCGCGGACATCAGCCACTTCGTCCCGCACCAGGCCAACGGCGTCATGCTCGACGACGTCTTCGCGGACCTGGCCCTGCCCCGCGCCACCCTGCACCGCACGGTCACGCACTACGGCAACACCGGAGCCGCCTCCATCCCCATCACCCTGGACGCGGCCGCCCGCCAGGGCGCCTTCCGCCCCGGCGAACTGATCCTGCTGGCCGGCTTCGGCGGCGGCATGGCCGCGAGCTTCGCCCTGATCGAGTGGTGA